In Chitinophaga varians, the following are encoded in one genomic region:
- a CDS encoding outer membrane beta-barrel family protein: MKQILFLLVAVLYGAQALCQQFSVSGKVVNQRREAVGFVYAGLLKRDSVPAAQAMADSLGRFSLKAPKGAYRLVIRQFGNTGLEREMVLDRDMDLGTIEIHEGTELQGVTITSAKKLVEQKVDRLVFNVEKAVMPTGGTALDALKATPGVRVQQDNVSIVGKGEVLVMVEDHLQRMSAEDLAVFLKSISADNIKSIEVITAPPAKYDAEGNSGLINIKLKKARANSWDASIGAAYTQKTYGGGSLQGLFNYNHGKIALQASLGKSTQQLLTTSEGQIFYPHEQWLQDISNRSKTNMLSAGLGIDYKLTAKWTTGIKYLGSFTDKISENSPLTTRFGNTEKAVNGYIASDAAANNQPNMNALNWYHAFALDSQGKRITVDVDFFSYRKKDSRFFSGNELAADKSIVPGTFFSSTNTNANKINNYSGKLDVSLPYAWANVSFGGKVSYTNTNNDLVVYDHHTGSPVFNTNQSNVFNYQEYNEALYFSANRKLGMKWETQLGLRAEATQTKGYSKNLDQTNTNRYMQLFPTAYVTYVPDEKNSFSLNYSRRIRRPDFDYLNPFVVRTSPYFYSEGNPFLKPSYIDNLELSYVRNQQWVSAVYYSKVTDFGQELSIVDSVTNITRQTPVNYGNTYQLGFSTYYNVSPWPWWSSFTGFNVNYQHVKSSSAFIASTDGYNGYCYTNNDFTLNKPKTLFFSVNYALQLPGRYQIFHISTMNILDVSVKFLMANKKLSLTVTGEDLLNAQRPLITYYSNGIKNTVRSYGDTRGFRVSLSYKFGKSNIQFKQRDFGNEDERNRTN, from the coding sequence ATGAAGCAAATTCTCTTTTTACTGGTAGCGGTTTTATATGGTGCCCAGGCATTATGCCAGCAGTTTTCTGTCAGCGGCAAGGTTGTCAACCAACGTAGGGAAGCCGTAGGTTTCGTCTATGCGGGGTTGTTAAAGCGGGATTCGGTGCCGGCGGCACAGGCCATGGCAGACAGTTTGGGCCGTTTCTCCCTCAAAGCGCCGAAGGGCGCCTACCGGTTGGTCATCAGGCAGTTCGGGAATACGGGCCTCGAAAGGGAGATGGTGCTGGACAGGGATATGGACCTGGGAACGATTGAAATACACGAGGGAACGGAGTTACAGGGCGTTACCATCACTTCTGCGAAGAAACTGGTGGAGCAAAAGGTGGACCGGCTGGTCTTCAACGTGGAGAAGGCGGTCATGCCTACCGGCGGCACCGCCCTGGACGCGCTGAAAGCCACACCGGGTGTAAGGGTGCAGCAGGACAATGTGTCTATAGTGGGAAAAGGGGAAGTGCTGGTGATGGTGGAAGACCATCTGCAGCGCATGTCTGCCGAAGACCTGGCCGTTTTCCTGAAATCCATCTCGGCAGATAATATCAAAAGCATAGAAGTGATCACTGCCCCGCCGGCAAAATATGATGCCGAAGGCAACAGCGGGTTGATCAACATCAAACTGAAAAAAGCCAGGGCTAATTCATGGGACGCCAGTATCGGTGCCGCCTATACGCAGAAAACCTACGGTGGTGGAAGCCTCCAGGGACTGTTTAACTATAATCATGGGAAAATCGCCTTGCAGGCTTCTCTCGGCAAAAGCACACAGCAACTGCTGACCACCTCCGAAGGACAGATATTTTACCCGCACGAACAATGGCTGCAGGATATCAGTAACCGGTCCAAAACAAACATGCTCAGCGCCGGGTTGGGCATCGACTATAAATTAACGGCCAAATGGACCACGGGTATTAAATACCTCGGCAGCTTTACAGATAAAATATCGGAGAACAGCCCGCTGACCACCCGCTTCGGAAATACGGAAAAAGCAGTGAATGGCTACATCGCCTCAGACGCAGCCGCCAATAACCAGCCAAATATGAACGCCCTGAACTGGTACCACGCTTTCGCACTGGATTCACAAGGAAAACGTATTACCGTGGACGTTGACTTTTTCAGCTACCGTAAAAAAGACAGCCGCTTCTTTAGCGGCAATGAACTGGCCGCCGACAAAAGCATTGTGCCTGGCACATTTTTCTCTTCCACCAACACCAATGCCAATAAAATCAATAACTATTCCGGCAAGCTGGATGTGTCCCTGCCTTACGCCTGGGCGAACGTCAGCTTCGGTGGCAAAGTCTCCTATACCAATACCAACAACGACCTGGTGGTATATGACCATCACACCGGAAGCCCGGTGTTCAATACCAATCAGTCCAATGTTTTTAACTACCAGGAGTATAATGAGGCGTTATATTTTTCTGCCAACAGGAAGCTGGGCATGAAATGGGAAACACAGCTGGGTTTACGGGCAGAAGCCACGCAAACCAAAGGTTATTCCAAAAACCTGGACCAGACTAACACCAACAGGTATATGCAGTTGTTTCCCACCGCATATGTAACCTATGTGCCTGATGAGAAAAATTCTTTCTCGCTCAACTACAGCCGCAGAATCCGCCGGCCGGACTTTGACTACCTGAACCCGTTTGTTGTCCGTACCAGTCCTTATTTCTACTCCGAAGGGAATCCGTTCTTAAAGCCTTCGTATATCGATAACCTGGAACTGTCTTATGTAAGAAACCAGCAGTGGGTAAGTGCCGTCTACTATTCAAAGGTGACTGATTTCGGGCAGGAGCTTTCTATTGTGGACAGCGTGACCAATATCACCCGGCAGACGCCCGTGAATTATGGCAATACGTATCAGCTGGGATTTTCCACTTATTATAACGTGAGCCCGTGGCCGTGGTGGAGCAGCTTCACCGGTTTTAACGTGAACTATCAGCATGTTAAATCCAGCTCGGCATTTATCGCCTCAACAGACGGATATAACGGTTACTGTTATACGAACAATGACTTTACCCTGAACAAGCCGAAGACGCTCTTCTTCAGTGTTAATTATGCGTTGCAGCTGCCGGGCCGTTACCAGATCTTCCATATTTCCACGATGAATATCCTGGATGTATCAGTGAAGTTCCTGATGGCCAACAAGAAGTTATCACTGACCGTTACCGGTGAGGACCTGTTGAACGCCCAACGGCCGCTCATCACCTATTATTCCAACGGCATTAAAAATACCGTTCGCAGTTATGGTGATACCAGAGGGTTCAGGGTTTCGCTGAGTTATAAATTTGGCAAAAGCAATATTCAGTTTAAACAGCGGGATTTTGGCAATGAAGATGAACGGAACAGGACAAACTAG
- a CDS encoding trypsin-like serine peptidase: MKRTIVVFFTVWLFVSCNNHEATPTPPAVDSVALVPGNDTALMRPGDLDMSPMLELTSPAFIRQQYSYEELYTELLLRRNNRGQEIPGLDTLPPFLLKRKGLRRLTERQLIISIDQIQREKLKVYGTYGEDDRVDPYRMSADIKQLAGRVGLIIDTSMLTKAPHGNYTLRESGSLQSWHTVCDNEHFAFQPVVDSHCTGFAIGERVMITAGHCVDNSNYRRYCIVFGFSMQDSLKANVLIKGEDVLKIRRVMSRDSILDFSIVEVDKPLSKEKIMRVSRRIPAEEDSVYSIGYGLGLPVKVASRAAVRSLLSYGGFLCNLDVYTGDSGSPVFAKDSVIGVLTGGIRDFSFITEKKCNISFRCENWRCEGETVTSAFRFMDAFDRLNR, encoded by the coding sequence ATGAAACGAACTATCGTTGTATTTTTTACTGTATGGCTATTTGTTTCCTGTAATAATCACGAAGCCACTCCAACTCCTCCTGCTGTAGATTCTGTCGCCTTAGTGCCCGGGAACGATACTGCGTTGATGCGTCCGGGCGATTTGGATATGAGCCCCATGCTGGAGCTGACCTCCCCTGCGTTTATACGGCAGCAGTATTCCTATGAAGAGCTGTATACGGAACTGTTGCTCAGGAGAAACAACCGGGGACAGGAAATTCCCGGCCTGGATACCTTACCGCCGTTTCTGCTGAAGAGGAAAGGGCTGCGCAGGTTAACAGAGCGGCAGCTGATCATCTCTATAGACCAGATACAACGGGAAAAGCTGAAGGTCTATGGAACATATGGAGAGGATGACCGGGTGGACCCTTATCGGATGTCTGCTGATATAAAACAACTGGCAGGCAGGGTAGGCCTTATCATTGACACCAGCATGTTGACAAAAGCGCCGCATGGCAATTATACGCTGCGGGAGAGCGGAAGCCTGCAATCATGGCATACGGTCTGCGATAATGAACACTTTGCCTTTCAACCGGTGGTAGACAGCCATTGTACCGGTTTTGCCATTGGGGAAAGAGTGATGATAACAGCCGGCCATTGCGTGGACAACAGCAATTATAGACGTTATTGTATCGTATTTGGCTTTTCTATGCAGGATTCCCTGAAAGCGAATGTATTGATAAAGGGAGAAGATGTATTAAAGATCAGGCGCGTGATGAGCAGGGATTCAATATTGGATTTTTCGATTGTGGAAGTGGACAAGCCGTTGTCGAAGGAAAAGATAATGCGTGTTTCCAGGAGAATTCCCGCAGAGGAAGATTCTGTTTATTCTATTGGCTACGGATTGGGGCTTCCCGTGAAGGTGGCTTCCAGAGCGGCGGTGCGTTCGCTGTTGTCATACGGTGGTTTCCTGTGTAACCTGGACGTCTATACGGGAGATTCCGGCTCGCCTGTGTTTGCTAAAGATTCTGTCATCGGAGTACTGACAGGTGGCATCCGGGATTTCAGTTTTATAACGGAGAAAAAATGCAATATTTCCTTCAGATGCGAAAACTGGCGTTGCGAAGGCGAGACGGTCACCAGCGCTTTCAGATTTATGGATGCTTTCGATAGATTAAATAGATAA
- a CDS encoding winged helix-turn-helix transcriptional regulator has protein sequence MKNEIFICHNCPMTRTMATIGTKWKPIVIYTIGLKKLRFGEIFARIEIISKKVLTEQLKELVEDGIVLREAFNETPVRVEYTLTEKGVDLLKILNQLTLWDLKYHKRPKKSKPAV, from the coding sequence ATGAAGAATGAGATATTTATCTGCCACAATTGCCCGATGACCCGCACCATGGCTACCATCGGTACAAAGTGGAAACCGATCGTGATCTATACGATCGGTTTAAAGAAACTCCGCTTCGGAGAGATATTCGCGCGGATTGAAATCATATCGAAGAAAGTACTGACAGAGCAGCTGAAAGAGTTGGTGGAAGATGGCATTGTGTTGCGTGAAGCGTTTAATGAAACACCGGTGCGGGTAGAATACACCTTAACGGAAAAAGGCGTTGACCTCCTGAAAATACTCAACCAGCTGACGTTGTGGGACCTGAAATACCACAAACGCCCTAAAAAAAGCAAACCCGCCGTATGA
- a CDS encoding MBL fold metallo-hydrolase yields MRNNRRWKFTLSMGIWLLGTSLYSMAQSAHYAVKVGDMSVTALLDGTIPIDATKLFSGAAPEKITQLLDNSFLKNPVELSINAYLIQDGGKKILIDAGSGELMGKYGGKLTESLQQAGIQPEEITDILITHVHADHSGGLVVAGKKIFPNAVIHVHQTEVDFWLNAKNKAAADPKHMGADPQSFINAENVLTPYLQNNQVKTFSKETEVLPHIVALPYPGHTPGHTVYVLSNKNEKLYFWGDMIHMSAVQLPAPALPDHFDVDVAAQQKNRKTFYNKAAQEKHLIAAAHISFPGIGHLQKNGDSFLWIPVPFSLEGRTK; encoded by the coding sequence ATGAGAAACAACAGACGATGGAAATTCACCCTTAGCATGGGCATATGGTTACTGGGAACTTCTTTGTATTCAATGGCCCAATCCGCCCACTATGCCGTTAAAGTAGGCGATATGTCCGTCACCGCTTTACTGGACGGCACCATACCCATTGATGCAACAAAACTTTTTTCCGGTGCAGCACCGGAAAAGATAACGCAGCTGCTGGACAATTCATTCCTGAAAAACCCTGTAGAACTTAGCATTAATGCGTACCTGATACAAGATGGCGGGAAAAAGATTTTAATAGATGCCGGCTCGGGTGAACTTATGGGCAAGTACGGTGGTAAACTGACAGAAAGCCTGCAGCAAGCCGGCATTCAACCGGAGGAGATCACTGATATCCTCATCACCCATGTGCATGCCGATCATTCCGGCGGCCTGGTGGTGGCCGGAAAAAAAATATTCCCGAATGCCGTCATCCATGTACACCAGACAGAAGTGGATTTTTGGCTCAATGCTAAAAACAAGGCGGCAGCAGATCCCAAACATATGGGTGCTGACCCGCAAAGCTTTATCAATGCGGAAAATGTACTGACGCCTTACCTCCAAAACAACCAGGTAAAAACATTCAGCAAAGAAACGGAGGTACTGCCGCATATCGTGGCCCTTCCTTATCCCGGCCATACACCGGGGCACACCGTTTATGTGTTGAGCAATAAAAATGAAAAGCTATATTTCTGGGGCGATATGATCCATATGTCTGCGGTACAACTTCCGGCCCCTGCCCTGCCCGATCATTTTGACGTGGACGTGGCCGCACAGCAGAAAAACCGTAAAACGTTCTACAATAAGGCTGCGCAGGAAAAACACCTGATTGCTGCCGCCCACATCTCTTTCCCGGGTATCGGGCACCTTCAGAAAAACGGGGATAGTTTTCTCTGGATACCTGTTCCTTTTAGTCTCGAGGGAAGAACAAAATAA